From a region of the Candidatus Rhabdochlamydia porcellionis genome:
- the rlmN gene encoding 23S rRNA (adenine(2503)-C(2))-methyltransferase RlmN — protein MPLFSIHTWPLEKLRNNLSLEGYKSFHASQIFNWVYKLRQPHWDQMTNLSLDLRFYLKENLLITQLVKKQEVFSEDQETVKFLWQLSDNMLVESVLICSENRRTVCVSSQVGCPARCAFCASGKEGLKRNLTAAEIFEQVYQIDLWLFERQEKVSHVVFMGMGEPFENYEAVVETIRLLIDSNRLGLSQRRITVSTVGVVEGINRFSNEGLKTNLVLSLHAPNQRIRQKIIPYARKYPIEDILASVRNFARITKRDVTYEYTLIRHINDSVEQAKELAALLKGQQCSVNLIPYNPVERVRLQRPEKETIEAFQEVLLSSNIVATWRYTKGKDIAAACGQLALQK, from the coding sequence ATGCCTCTTTTTTCCATTCACACGTGGCCTCTAGAAAAATTACGTAATAATTTATCCTTAGAGGGATATAAATCCTTTCATGCTTCTCAAATCTTTAATTGGGTTTATAAGCTAAGACAACCTCATTGGGATCAAATGACCAATTTGTCTTTAGATCTACGTTTTTATCTAAAAGAAAATTTACTAATAACACAGCTAGTAAAAAAACAAGAGGTTTTTTCAGAAGATCAAGAAACTGTCAAATTTTTATGGCAACTTTCAGATAACATGCTCGTAGAATCTGTTCTTATTTGCTCTGAGAATAGACGTACTGTATGTGTTTCTTCGCAGGTGGGTTGTCCTGCTCGTTGTGCTTTTTGTGCTTCAGGAAAAGAAGGGTTAAAGCGCAACTTAACCGCAGCGGAGATTTTTGAACAAGTGTACCAAATTGATCTTTGGTTATTTGAAAGACAAGAGAAAGTATCTCATGTTGTTTTTATGGGCATGGGAGAGCCTTTTGAAAACTATGAAGCGGTTGTAGAAACCATTCGCTTGTTAATTGACTCTAATCGATTAGGGCTCTCTCAAAGACGGATTACTGTTTCTACAGTAGGGGTAGTAGAAGGGATTAATCGTTTCTCTAATGAGGGGTTAAAAACCAATCTAGTGCTTTCTTTACATGCTCCCAATCAGCGTATTAGGCAAAAAATTATTCCTTATGCACGTAAGTACCCCATAGAAGATATTTTAGCATCTGTGAGAAATTTTGCTAGAATAACCAAAAGAGATGTGACTTACGAATATACTTTAATTCGCCATATCAATGACAGTGTAGAACAGGCTAAAGAGTTAGCTGCTTTACTCAAAGGCCAACAATGCAGTGTAAACTTAATTCCTTATAACCCTGTTGAAAGGGTTCGACTGCAACGTCCTGAAAAGGAAACTATTGAAGCTTTTCAAGAAGTTTTACTCTCATCTAATATTGTTGCTACCTGGCGTTATACAAAAGGAAAAGACATTGCAGCGGCTTGTGGGCAACTAGCCTTGCAGAAGTGA
- a CDS encoding CDP-alcohol phosphatidyltransferase family protein → MSIALILTLLRILLGPIFVVFYLYHGQLGFTLFSLPYVLLCLTVLSEVSDVFDGLLARRYNKVTDLGKLLDPMADSIFRLSVFLAFTQGVIQLPLLLVCIFFYRDLVISTLRALCGLRGFALAARLSGKIKAVVQAVIIFFILVMLIPYSLGYLELSLLRKLSVYSVSIGVIYTLYSGCEYILANRSYIQKALGLKR, encoded by the coding sequence ATGAGCATAGCGCTCATACTTACATTGCTGCGCATTTTACTAGGACCTATATTTGTTGTTTTTTATCTATATCATGGTCAATTAGGATTTACATTGTTTTCTTTGCCTTATGTTTTGTTGTGCTTAACCGTGTTATCAGAGGTTTCAGATGTATTTGATGGGTTATTAGCTCGTAGATACAATAAAGTGACAGATTTAGGAAAATTGCTAGATCCAATGGCGGATAGTATTTTTCGCCTTTCTGTTTTTTTAGCTTTTACTCAAGGGGTAATTCAGCTTCCTTTATTACTTGTGTGTATCTTTTTTTATCGAGATCTTGTGATTAGTACACTTAGAGCTTTATGTGGGTTAAGAGGATTTGCGCTAGCAGCTCGTCTTTCAGGCAAAATTAAAGCGGTTGTGCAAGCAGTAATTATTTTCTTTATTCTGGTAATGCTTATCCCTTATTCTCTTGGCTATTTAGAATTGAGTTTATTAAGAAAATTAAGTGTTTATAGTGTAAGTATAGGGGTTATTTATACCCTCTATTCAGGATGTGAATACATATTGGCCAATAGATCTTATATTCAAAAAGCATTAGGACTTAAGAGATAA